ATcaagaaaagacgtgtgacaaAGACCACCGAGTCTCAAGAAGTTCGAACTTATACGTGTAATTCATGCCCAAAAACATTTTCAAGAATAAATCACTTACTTATACATCAGCGTACTCACACTGGGGAGAAACCATTCCAGTGTGGTGTTTGCTATCAGTCATTTACTCACAAGAACAGTTTGACCATTCATATGCGAGGGCACACTGGGGAACGTCCATATGTATGTGGAATTTGTGGGTCGTCATTCACTCAGAAGAGTAATTTAAGAGTTCATTCACGTACTCATACAGGAGAAAAACCATTTAAATGTGATATGTGTGATGTAGCTTTTACTCAAGGAAGCCACTTAACTGCACATAGGCGAATTCATAATAATGATCGTCCATTTGCATGTGAAAATTGCCATCAAACATTTACACAACGTAGTGCTTTGAAGCGTCACCTTATGACACATACTGGGGACAAGCCACATAAATGTGATGACTGCACTGCAAAATTTTCGCAGAGAGATGATCTTCGAAGGCATCAGCGTGTCCATTCTAATGATAAATCCATTGCCTGTACATGTAAATATTGTTCCATATCCTTTAGTGACAGAACTGCCTTGGCTAGGCATATTAGAACAGCTCATCAGAGCAAACTAGAAGCCACTGGAGATATAccaaaaaagaagaagaagaagtcaaTAGAAAAGCAAAGTACAAGTCAAGACAACAGCCTTAGAAATCCCAAACCCAAATCTAAGGTTGCAGAACCTATACGGACAAGTCGACGGCTTCGTGAAGCAGCAGAGAAGAAGAAAGATAAGCAAGAAGAATCCGATTTTATAATCGGTGATTTTGTAGAAATTGAAGAAGATGTAAAGCCTTTGGCTCGCCAAAGAGTAGCAAAGAAAATTGTAAAATTAGAGGATTTGAAAGGTGAAGCCAAAAATAAAATGGAATCTTGGTGCTTTTGTGAAGTTCCTCACGGACCTGatgagcctcacacacacactgcagtggAAGCCAAATCCAGGAGTGATCAGAACACAAATATTTTGCCAACTGCAGAAGAGGTTAACACTCATATGTCAGTTCAAGAGTCTACTAGTTTAGTTGCTAGTGCTGATGCTTCAGGTGCAACCTCTCTACTTCAGCTGTCCATGGAGCATGTAACACACACTCCAACATCAGGAGCCATTGGCGGAGGCCTTCAAGCCCAGTCTGTTGGAGGTACTGTTACTCTTGGTGCCTCATCTGTCGTGGGAGCTTCACAGGTGACAGAAACACCTGTTATTACGGCATCCTCCAACCAACAAACACAGATGACCACAGTTGGTCAGGCAGAATCCTCAGTTAATCAGAATTTAGGAAATGGACAGGTTGTTACAACCGTAAACCAGCCAGGGTCTGGTCAGGCTAATGGTCGACTAGTTCCTCAACCCATGTTAACCACGGGTCAGGTTTTGTCTGCTGGGCAGATAGTTGGTGCTAGTCAGTTGATGACACAAGATGGAGCAATATTCATAGAAGCGGGAGAGATGCTGAGTAGTGGTGCTGTGGTTATCAACCCAGGACATGGCACCTTTATCAGCTATGATCAAATCACCATCAGCCCAGATGGCCAGGTATGATAAGAgtaattttggttttctttcaataATAAAAACTTAGTAGTGTGGCTAAATATCACCTCTTCATGCTTAAAGTACAAATCTTGAATAAAAAACATAGAATTTAAGAACAAACTTAATTCATGATATGTTGCCTTGTTGCATTAGTATTAATGATGTTTTTCTCATTAAGAATTCTTTCCTGGGTGAGCCCCTAGGTGGCTACCTGAAGCAGGCTGAGGTGGCTTCTAACTAATGAGTCACAACAGCCATAGGAGTCCTGTTGGCCTACCAGGAACCAGACCCTTGCCCTCCCATCCCACCGTCAGAGGCACATGGAGCAAGGGATTGTTATGATTACCCCCACCAAGAAAAGATACATAAAATCAGCTAAGCGATGCAGACAACTGCAAGGTTCATATAAAATGAAGTGCGGAAACCGCCAAAGACTCTGCAAGCAATTTGTTCAAAGCAAATAGTTCACTCAAAACTGGCGCAAACTACCTAATGCAAATTGCTGCTCTCAATATTTATGTTGATTTTTACCTAGGCTAAGACTTTTGCCCTATGAGTAGTTTCACTTAGTTGTCCTCCTAGGGATTAATTATCATTAATTGCAGCCTGCTGATAAAGGTCCAGGGGAAATCCCCAAAGGAACACAAACACCTAGGCAGTGTGAGAGTAtaaaattatatactgtatatgtatatgtatatcttgaggttatcttgagttgatttcagggTGTTTTAGTGTTCCCTTGCGGCcttgtcctcaaccaggcctccaccctcaagaagcagcccgtgacagctgactaactcccaggtacctatttactgctaggtaacaggggcatcagggtgacagaaactctgcctatcgcgtctcgccggcgcccgggatcgaacccaggaccacagggtcacgtgtccagcgtgctgtctgctcagccGGCCGGCccctgtgtatatgtatatgtatatatatatatatatatatatatatatatatatatgtatataatttattatatttttacaaagaaataaaataaacataATTACTCAGTGGAGCTCCCACATATCCTTCATGTACCTTGATTAATATGAAAGAATCAGAAATATAAAGATAGGCAGAATATTCACAATACCCTGTATTACTTACATAAAGGCCAACCTAGACACTCTAGTCTTACAAACATAAATTAAAGGGTTATCCCCTcaggcaagatcatcatcaagacATAACTGGATATTCTGAAATCTGAATTCTATATAACTACTCCATAGTCACTCAATAGTATGATATCCTGCAAGTTAAATGAATATAAATTGTGGCTTGTCTGTCTGGAGGGGTGAAACTTGCTAGAAACGTGCACCTCTGTCCAACACGACTACCCCTTCCACCTGTCAATACCAGACGCCCAATTACCACTGAATACTCCCATTTAACAATATGGGTAGCCCATATGAAAGTCCATTTCTGGGGGTGAGCCctttgtggcttcctgaagctgcTACACTGATTCAGTGTCATCCTTTGTGAATTGGATACCTTTTGATATCGGTCGTTTCatgcgcttttgttctcgtattagcATCCTTGGCAATATCTAGCTCCTTTTGAACATCATGCAActttaatggtgctacatagtacCACTAGCTTgacgcctttttttttttttttttttttataattacctACTAGGTGCTAGTCGTAGAGGTGTTACTGACCTACTGAGGACtgcaagccagaacctggtccccctcagagaggtgcatggAGTTGTGGCACTATGAAAACTATTTATGTAAAGTtattcatgtctgccaccacCAAAGGATGGCACCCAGAAAGTCATTGAAACAAAACGGACCACTGCTTGTTTAGAAACGAGACCACAGCCTGAAAACTGCCAAAAGAACTCTCCCAATAAtgtaaacaataaaaaaaaacttgtgaAACTAGCGCAAGTTAGTTCGCCCTTCCCCCGCCTTGTTTGGCCGGAGGAGGGAAGCAGACCGGGTTAGTcggctgcaccaccaccagttcTTGTGCTGATGTAGATTACCATGCGGATTACTATCTATGTTTTTCTTTCAGGTATTAGGTGTACCAGTTGGTGGCACTGGAACAGAAACATTGATGATCCAGCCAGCTGCAGTGTCTGTTGATGGATCTACATCTTCAGGTAATGTTACTTACTCAACTGCAGCACAGATGCCCAGTGCTGCCCAGCCCGTCCAGTACACAACTCTTGGCAGTGATGTTATCAGTCTCTTTTCACAAGTCGAAACCAACAAGGAAGGTGTTGGCTCTGATGTTTCAGCTGAAAAATCCCTCCCTGTAGTGGCTAAGCCTCTTGAGTGTTCCGTTTGTGCAAAATCATTTGCTCAAAAACGTACTCTATGGGCACACATGCTAGGGGCTCATCCTGAGTTACATAGCTGCTCAGAATGTTGTGCTGCATTTACCACATCAGAGTATCTTAGCCACCACAAAGCCCAGCACCAAAAGCTTCATGTATGCTCAAGATGTGGCATGGCCTTTACAAATAAATCATCACTGAACAGACATCGTCAACAGATGCACTCGGGAAATACTATAACAGCAGAAGATAAAGTTTTTGCTTGTGAAATTTGCGATGCTAGGTTTCATCAGCAAAGTGATTTAAAACGACATATGCTTGGACACACAGGTGAAAAGCCATACAGATGTAAACATTGCGATGCTGGCTTTACCCGGACGTCCAGTCTTAACAAGCATATGCGAATTCACACAGGAGAAAAACCATATGTCTGTGAAGGATGTGACCAGGCTTTTTCATATCGGTATCAGTTCAACAGACACAGGGTTTCTCATAGACAAGATGATCAGAGAAGCAATTATTCCATGCCCTATGTCTATGCAGAATAAGTGAGTTGCAATGACTATAATTATCTAGCATTACATTGGAGTGACAGATATCACCAGCAATTAAAATGAAGTCTTTGTACAACTATTTTTTGCTGAGGAAAATGTACAGTCTGGAACATTTTCTTCTTAATTCACTTTGTTATACAATTGTGATGGTTACCACAAGTCTGTCATTTACTGTCTCGATAAATTGAGCTCCTTCCTCACGTTTCATTATCATACATTACACCAAGCACATACATCTCATGTCTTTTCATAGGAGTATAGTTGAAAAACTATTAGTCATGAATAGTTTAGAATGTAATTAGTGTTTAAATTTTACATACTCATAATCATGATCAaacttttaagttaatattttgtttatatataatttaccataaTAATACTGACACTAATAGAGAATTATTTTAGCTGTATTTTTGACTATATCAAATTTTATTCCATCATAATCCCACTTTGTAATGAATATGAATATTATCATACAGGAAAATGTATAGAGATATATTAATATTGAATGTATATGACTTAAATTAGTAAAGATTAATACGAGATGGTGTCTTACAATCCACATGTCTTGTGTGAATATTACATAATGAAGAGAACCCAGAGTGTAAATAGTCAACAATGTAAAATCTGGATCATCCATCATGAAAAGCTTAGCCCCTCCCcctgggtactgtgcttgctccagtactttttctcatcctcatatcagacagaCAAGGTTACAAACTATAGTACTGAAtcatcctttgcaaatgacactagaatcttcataaGAGTAGA
This sequence is a window from Procambarus clarkii isolate CNS0578487 chromosome 36, FALCON_Pclarkii_2.0, whole genome shotgun sequence. Protein-coding genes within it:
- the LOC123756114 gene encoding zinc finger protein 721 isoform X2, whose amino-acid sequence is MSHRREHHRQSFSCNECDAKFSHYNSYKLHFRRHKGEKPHKCSDCNMAFVQQCHLNIHRRIHTGEKPFKCEVCHQRFKQVSHLTTHVRIHTNDKPFICSLCKASFSQTSSLKRHKRRHTGEKPFKCDKCGALFVERRNLSRHQLTHTGEKPFKCEKCPASFTQMIDLKRHQMSHSGLKPFKCDICDAAFSRKNNLRWHKLTHEGDTPYRCERCNAGFSLQRDMKAHMRTHSGTKPFSCDQCGATFSQFSTLKRHRQGHTGERHYVCSKCHGAFKDKSALKRHMLRHDGVRPFACQKCDSTFIEYRNLKRHKVTVHGEERFEGDGLTEPRESENNQNIPPLKKRPGKVEEDEALSQLYDAGYQTASLVHHQETTQQHQQVNQPVSIGPPTSLQPNQPQPHSSAVQTHPQPPMINEIVTIPAQGPGQVPTLLLTQPGQPPKTARPANNCQNHQSHVLTFVEGTYNHWQSWCFCETPNIPDASQTIIDSGGEVGHPSTSALPSAPIQQQQQQMTYTELQQSQPQQHPQQQQQQTVGVQDVSQTEYHQTSQFNSGYPEPIHHYDEGHHQESLDPLSHHHHHHQQHQLHQAHNHQEEVKIAIESPRLFTVSDIHQDEQQQQPQQQQQQQQQHQQHLQSHQEQEHQEQADPQVTFQYSLTVNNPATGDIQIQSEAFPANPPDAPADPPIKKRRVTKTTESQEVRTYTCNSCPKTFSRINHLLIHQRTHTGEKPFQCGVCYQSFTHKNSLTIHMRGHTGERPYVCGICGSSFTQKSNLRVHSRTHTGEKPFKCDMCDVAFTQGSHLTAHRRIHNNDRPFACENCHQTFTQRSALKRHLMTHTGDKPHKCDDCTAKFSQRDDLRRHQRVHSNDKSIACTCKYCSISFSDRTALARHIRTAHQSKLEATGDIPKKKKKKSIEKQSTSQDNSLRNPKPKSKVAEPIRTSRRLREAAEKKKDKQEESDFIIGDFVEIEEDVKPLARQRVAKKIVKLEDLKGEAKNKMESWCFCEVPHGPDEPHTHTAVEAKSRSDQNTNILPTAEEVNTHMSVQESTSLVASADASGATSLLQLSMEHVTHTPTSGAIGGGLQAQSVGGTVTLGASSVVGASQVTETPVITASSNQQTQMTTVGQAESSVNQNLGNGQVVTTVNQPGSGQANGRLVPQPMLTTGQVLSAGQIVGASQLMTQDGAIFIEAGEMLSSGAVVINPGHGTFISYDQITISPDGQVLGVPVGGTGTETLMIQPAAVSVDGSTSSGNVTYSTAAQMPSAAQPVQYTTLGSDVISLFSQVETNKEGVGSDVSAEKSLPVVAKPLECSVCAKSFAQKRTLWAHMLGAHPELHSCSECCAAFTTSEYLSHHKAQHQKLHVCSRCGMAFTNKSSLNRHRQQMHSGNTITAEDKVFACEICDARFHQQSDLKRHMLGHTGEKPYRCKHCDAGFTRTSSLNKHMRIHTGEKPYVCEGCDQAFSYRYQFNRHRVSHRQDDQRSNYSMPYVYAE